In Pseudoliparis swirei isolate HS2019 ecotype Mariana Trench chromosome 11, NWPU_hadal_v1, whole genome shotgun sequence, a genomic segment contains:
- the LOC130201683 gene encoding uncharacterized protein LOC130201683 → MFLMHSCCVQVTSDAAAEWGSRQAHLNEMGNFLMDHTDPQTGRVLEEELRRLNAHWAEFVERNAFGGVAEPSAEVQTGSQDLQALIKEAALILKEPLETMAAPLRTYRKRIQFTMRRFKAVDLDALAASPECSADQVEKLKLAVPEVVQTLFEAEQVCAELQHSVSGLDSRLAELLYWESEARELYQLLRAAERQQKQQQQQRGGQDPRARVLISRGLQLEGQVVTEEQDLQVMVMTSQKTSPIQYLHASAIQDRVRAAVAQSQARSCRHAEQPGSQKRSEQKPPRRVPSIKSF, encoded by the exons ATGTTTTTAATGCActcgtgttgtgttcaggtgacGTCCGACGCCGCGGCCGAGTGGGGCTCCCGACAGGCCCACCTGAACGAGATGGGGAACTTCCTGATGGATCACACGGACCCTCAGACCGGCAgggtcctggaggaggagctgcgcaGACTCAACGCGCACTGGGCCGAGTTCGTGGAGAGAAACGCATTC GGCGGCGTGGCTGAGCCCAGCGCTGAGGTCCAGACCGGATCCCAAGACCTGCAAGCGCTGATCAAAGAGGCTGCTCTCATCCTCAAAGAGCCTCTGGAGACCATGGCGGCGCCCTTACGCACCTACAGAAAGAGAATACAG TTCACGATGAGGAGATTCAAAGCAGTGGATCTGGATGCTCTGGCCGCTTCCCCAGAATGCTCAGCGGATCAGGTGGAGAAACTGAAGCTCGCTGTACCTGAA GTGGTGCAGACCCTGTTTGAGGCGGAACAGGTGTGTGCTGAGCTGCAGCACAGTGTGTCGGGGCTGGACAGTCGCCTGGCTGAACTCCTTTACTGGGAGTCTGAGGCCCGGGAGCTTTACCAGCTGCTGAGGGCCGCGGagcgacaacaaaaacaacaacagcagcagcgggGGGGCCAGGACCCACGAGCCAGG gtcctgattTCCCGTGGTCTGCAGCTGGAGGGTCAGGTGGTCACAGAAGAGCAGGACCTGCAGGTGATGGTTATGACGAGTCAGAAGACCTCTCCCATCCAGTACCTCCACGCCTCCGCCATACAGGACCGAGTCCGAGCCGCCGTTGCACAGTCACAGGCCA GAAGCTGTAGGCATGCTGAGCAGCCTGGGAGCCAGAAGAGATCGGAGCAGAAGCCCCCCAGAAGGGTCCCCTCCATCAAAAGTTTCTAA